A region of Aquarana catesbeiana isolate 2022-GZ linkage group LG08, ASM4218655v1, whole genome shotgun sequence DNA encodes the following proteins:
- the LOC141104856 gene encoding uncharacterized protein, whose translation MRHRLKWQQRRETRTDHMTTQMRMEEDRSHMTEKILNFTLEIIYLLTGERFPLVKSGDHMTITVPPCDSLKPERRNMEKILEVTKKMMELLTGEVPIRCQDVTVYFSMEEWEYLEGHKDLYKDVMMDNQPPLTSPVDGREMRKTSEDCLTLSPDCEVEDEDITQYSPGENPTTSNVHPAPHSVDGPSSSSYPEEPQTVRDGAGPSSSSYPEEPQTVRDGAALPTHKRFSCTKCGKSFRFKCDLTVHKRTHTGVKPFPCPECGKRFLSKSNLCKHHRLHTGEKPYSCSECDKCFAQKPELVTHLRYHTGEKPYYCSECRKCFVQKSELVIHQRVHTGKKPYSCPECGKCFSQKCHYNTHQRSHTGEKPYSCPECGKSFSQKCHYNTHQRLHTGEKPYSCPECEKCFSRKFNLYTHQRWHTGEKPFSCSECGKCFVQKSDLVTHQRSHTKEKPYSCPECGKCFSRKSNLSKHQKSHTREKPYSCPE comes from the exons ATGAGACATCGCttgaagtggcagcagaggag AGAAACCCGCACAGATCACATGACAAcacaaatgaggatggaggaggaccggagtcacatgactgagaagatactaaacttcaccctggagatcatctacctgctgaccggagag agatttcctcttgtgaagtcaggtgatcatatgaccatcacagtgcctccatgtgactccctaaaacctgagagacgcaacatggagaagattctagaagtcaccaagaagatgatggagctgctgacaggagag gttcctataaggtgtcaggatgtcactgtctatttctccatggaggagtgggagtatttagaaggacacaaggatctctacaaggacgtcatgatggacaatcagccgcccctcacatcaccgg tagatggacgggagatgaggaaaacctcagaggattgtctcactttgtctccagactgtgaagtagaagatgaggacatcacacagtatagtccaggagaaaacccgactacctcaaatgtccatccggcaccacacagtgtagatggaccatcgtcttcttcttatcctgaggaacctcagactgtgagggacggtgccggaccatcgtcttcttcttatcctgaggaacctcagactgtgagggacggtgccgccCTTCCAAcacataagaggttttcctgtactaaGTGTGGGAAGTCCTTCCGTTTTAAATGCGATCTTACAGTGCATAAAAGAACACACACAGGTGTGAAGCCGtttccctgtcctgagtgcgggaaacgttttttAAGTAAGTCAAATCTTTGCAAGCATCACAGGttgcacacaggagagaagccttaTTCCTGCTCTGAGTGTGATAAATGTTTTGCACAAAAACCAGAGCTGGTCACACATCTAAGGtatcacacgggggaaaagccttaTTACTGTTCTGAGTGtcggaaatgttttgtacaaaaatcagaacTGGTCATACATCAAAGGGTTCACACAGGgaaaaagccatattcctgtcctgagtgcggaaaatgtttttcacagaaatgcCATTATAACACCCATCAGAGAtcgcacacgggggagaaaccatattcctgtcctgagtgcgggaaaagtttttcacAGAAATGCCATTATAACacccatcagagattgcacacgggggagaaaccatattcctgccctgagtgcgagaaatgtttttcaaggaagttcaatctttacacacatcagagatggcacacaggtgagaagccgttttcctgttccgagtgcgggaaatgttttgtacaaaaatcagatcTCGTCacacatcaaaggtctcacacaaaggaaaagccgtattcctgtcctgagtgtgggaaatgtttttcaaggaagtccaatctttccaaacatcaaaaatctcacacgagggagaagccgtattcctgtcctgagtga